From a region of the Salvelinus alpinus chromosome 2, SLU_Salpinus.1, whole genome shotgun sequence genome:
- the LOC139565536 gene encoding NFX1-type zinc finger-containing protein 1-like — MDYPTLEELSGKDPSDVAIALASMNHELQALLDEREMRQDLVQLLCQVLCKAFLSKTIRQTVQYLTGLIKDSGFLRTILPHYVMGMGSEFDHTRREQYPRHLDNIMTLLSKVLSVFPASSIKGVSMIVALFRPVIKSLQGVGVDVLEQTEENLDRIQGLVEHLQERAREGTLRSDNYSFITPQEDAPPGEADFRTLPIYPIPKEFHQDQRSYLRPNLISQRYASGLLYLDTHFRLMREDFVRPLREGIQQLIQSQQDLGNKDIPLRKCRFDDIRVYFDTRLVVPLCTPSGLAYKVQFDSHPLKFVRWQNSKRLIYGSLLCMSCDNFDTFLFATVSDRDPKELEKGFVQLSFLGESRRALAGVEAHQSFLMVETTAYFEAYRYVLEGLQELEVEDLPFQRYIVECSSDVEPPAYLPRADTYDLSAIAVPEFKSSIKSFHTLDPEAWPPMEQLGLDESQMRALQLALTKELAIIQGPPGTGKTYTGLKIAQALLTNQEMGRGFTSPMLVVCYTNHALDQFLEGIHKFLPDGIVRVGGQSNSEVLKRFTLRELKSSHYFRRNLPQHLRRANSEIYDALRTEETKIQTQSVQLECSLRGVLREQYLQKFISEKHWDSLTLQPALDGFEGCGGKKPSLVMEWLGLGFTVFQQRTPHPQNCNADGEMDEAEEEEDDLIEIAEEADLIQAERFVEASNMHHGRDEDLRKTEETVRDMAELMLAMNLENTEIQAEQSEEGWEMQRVQKRKMKHRIRRELGRSSAVSEDEEDTILDVWTLSLPDRWRLYRLWVRRYRTELRMRAQQAEQDYQDAAERLAEIRFLEDLYVLKDAKVIGMTTTGAARCRKALQEVSPRLVIVEEAAEVLEAHTITTLSKACQHLILIGDHQQLRPSATVFDLAKNFSLEVSMFERLIKMDIPYVRLNYQHRMRPDIARLLVPHIYSELENHPSVMDFENVKGLHSNMFFVEHNYHEEEIKDGKSHQNRHEALFVVALCRYLLLQDYQPFQITILTTYTGQLHCLRNLMPAKEFNGVKVHVVDKYQGEENDIVLLSLVRSNKQGKMGFLNIPNRVCVALSRAKKGLYCIGNMDMLGKVKLWSNILHTLREKDQVGPAMTLCCQNHPERHIKVSCGDDFKQAPEGGCNLPCEFRLNCGHVCSSACHPYDQEHKKYTCNKKCQKVLCELGHRCQRQCYQECPTDCLKRVEKIVPQCQHKQMVPCHQAPEKFVCQEPCQQKLMCGHPCVLVCGESCTTTCMVMVTLELKCGHKQEDPCHYKRSTIQPECRTHCKQMLKCGHPCPGSCQRCHQGRFHMGCLHQCDRLLVCSHKCREPCTRGCPPCQMRCENRCIHSVCMKPCGQLCAPCIEPCAWKCPHQRCSKLCHEPCDRPPCTQPCTKTLHCGHPCIGLCGDPCPNKCRVCHHEEVTEIFFGTEDDVEACFIQLEDCGHLFESTSMDTYMGMDENQQATGIKLKECPKCRTPIRRNLRYGAHVNRSLVEIEKVKEKINGTQSDIEAQKVVLKQQWTDKENLLRYLPMEYIQIRDTLRASDLTAKELWITENKMALLERLNKLLKIRRGHMSSVETFYFDEKVPEFLRWLMDHHQKFSEQQASDLQSELQRLSFLAELNARCKMANGTGRRVHVQAEVTAMRKVLERMQPFTQQDKDLVKQALKELDKKLPSTGLGITDEERMMIVKAINLSVGHWYKCPNNHIYAIGECGRAMEHSNCPECKATIGGASHVLVSGNRVASEMDGAQEAV, encoded by the exons ATGGATTACCCAACCTTGGAGGAGCTGTCAGGGAAAGACCCTTCAGATGTAGCCATCGCTCTGGCCTCTATGAACCATGAACTGCAAGCTCTCCTCGACGAGAGAGAGATGCGACAGGACCTTGTTCAGCTTCTCTGCCAAGTATTATGCAAGGCCTTCTTGTCCAAAACCATCCGCCAAACCGTACAGTACTTGACTGGCTTAATCAAGGATTCCGGATTCCTCCGAACCATCCTGCCCCATTACGTGATGGGAATGGGATCCGAGTTTGACCACACTCGCCGGGAACAATACCCCCGGCACTTGGACAACATCATGACCCTTCTCTCCAAGGTGCTCAGCGTCTTCCCAGCTAGCTCTATAAAGGGCGTGTCCATGATAGTTGCCCTCTTCAGACCAGTCATCAAGAGCCTGCAAGGCGTGGGGGTGGACGTCCTGGAGCAGACGGAGGAGAACCTGGATAGGATCCAGGGCCTGGTCGAGCACCTCCAGGAGAGAGCCAGGGAGGGCACCCTGAGGTCTGACAACTACTCCTTCATCACCCCCCAGGAAGATGCCCCACCCGGGGAGGCCGACTTCAGGACCCTGCCAATCTACCCCATCCCCAAAGAGTTCCACCAGGACCAGAGATCCTACCTCAGGCCCAACCTCATCTCCCAACGCTACGCCAGCGGACTGCTCTACCTGGACACGCACTTCCGGCTCATGCGAGAGGACTTTGTGAGGCCTCTTCGAGAGGGCATCCAGCAGCTGATTCAGAGCCAGCAGGACCTGGGCAATAAAGACATCCCTTTGAGAAAGTGCCGCTTTGATGACATCAGAGTGTACTTTGACACTCGACTGGTGGTTCCATTGTGCACCCCGTCTGGTTTGGCCTATAAGGTCCAGTTTGACTCCCATCCTCTTAAG TTTGTCCGCTGGCAAAACTCCAAGCGGCTGATATACGGCTCCCTGCTCTGCATGTCCTGTGACAACTTTGACACCTTCCTGTTTGCTACTGTGTCGGACCGGGACCCCAAGGAGCTAGAGAAGGGCTTTGTCCAGCTCAGTTTCTTAGGGGAGAGCAGGCGAGCCCTGGCCGGAGTGGAGGCCCACCAATCGTTCCTCATGGTGGAGACCACAGCCTACTTTGAGGCCTACCGCTACGTCCTCGAAGGGCTGCAGGAGCTGGAGGTGGAGGATCTGCCCTTTCAGAG GTATATAGTGGAATGCAGCTCAGACGTCGAACCTCCTGCCTACCTGCCCAGGGCAGATACGTATGACCTGTCTGCTATTGCAGTGCCTGAGTTTAAGAGCAGTATCAAGAGCTTCCACACCCTGGATCCTGAAGCCTGGCCCCCCATGGAGCAGCTGGGATTGGACGAGTCTCAGATGAGAGCCCTTCAGCTCGCACTCACCAAGGAGCTGGCTATCATCCAGGGACCCCCAGGCACAG GGAAGACCTACACAGGACTAAAGATCGCCCAGGCTCTGCTTACCAAtcaggagatggggagaggtttCACCTCGCCCATGCTGGTGGTTTGTTACACCAACCACGCTCTGGACCAGTTCCTAGAAG GCATCCACAAGTTTTTACCAGACGGTATTGTGAGAGTGGGTGGGCAAAGCAACAGTGAGGTCCTGAAGCGTTTCACGCTGAGGGAGCTGAAAAGCTCCCATTACTTCCGCCGCAACCTACCGCAACATCTTCGCCGTGCCAACAGTGAG ATCTATGATGCATTGCGGACAGAAGAGACTAAGATCCAAACTCAGTCTGTGCAGCTGGAGTGCAGTCTTCGGGGCGTCCTAAGGGAGCAGTACCTCCAAAAGTTCATCTCAGAGAAACACTGGGATAGCCTGACGCTACAGCCA GCACTGGATGGCTTTGAGGGCTGTGGTGGGAAGAAGCCGTCTCTTGTTATGGAGTGGCTGGGATTAGGTTTCACTGTCTTCCAGCAGAGGACGCCACATCCTCAAAATTGCAATGCAG ATGGGGAAATGGACGAAGCTGAAGAGGAAGAGGACGACCTGATCGAGATAGCGGAGGAGGCAGACCTGATCCAGGCGGAACGCTTTGTAGAAGCCTCAAACATGCATCATGGTCGGGATGAAGATCTTAGAAAGACggaggagacagtcagagatatGGCGGAACTGATGCTGGCCATGAACCTGGAGAACACTGAGATACAGGCAGAGCAGAGTGAAGAAGGCTGGGAG ATGCAGCGGGTACAGAAGAGGAAGATGAAACATCGTATTAGGAGGGAGCTGGGCAGGAGCTCAGCCGTGAGTGAGGATGAGGAGGACACCATTCTGGATGTGTGGACTCTCAGTCTGCCAGACAGATGGAGACTGTACCG GTTATGGGTGAGGCGTTACCGGACTGAGCTGCGTATGCGAGCCCAGCAGGCGGAGCAGGACTATCAGGACGCAGCCGAGCGTCTGGCTGAGATTCGTTTCCTTGAGGACTTATATGTCCTGAAGGATGCCAAGGTCATCGGCATGACGACTACGGGGGCTGCTAGATGCCGCAAAGCTTTGCAGGAAGTGAGTCCCCGCCTGGTGATCGTGGAAGAGGCGGCGGAGGTACTGGAGGCCCACACCATCACCACTCTGAGCAAGGCTTGCCAGCATCTCATCCTCATTGGAGACCACCAACAG CTCCGGCCCAGTGCAACAGTGTTTGACCTGGCCAAGAACTTCAGTCTTGAAGTGTCCATGTTTGAGAGGCTGATCAAGATGGACATTCCGTATGTCAGACTTAACTATCAG CATCGTATGAGGCCAGACATTGCCCGTCTCCTGGTCCCTCACATCTACTCTGAGCTGGAGAACCACCCCTCAGTGATGGACTTTGAGAATGTTAAG GGGCTTCACTCAAACATGTTCTTTGTGGAGCATAATTATCATGAAGAGGAGATCAAGGATGGAAAAAGTCACCAGAACCGCCACGAGGCCCTCTTCGTGGTGGCGCTGTGTCGCTACCTCCTGTTACAGGACTACCAGCCGTTCCAGATCACCATCCTCACCACTTACACAGGCCAACTCCACTGTCTGCGCAACCTCATgccagccaaagagttcaatgggGTCAAAGTTCATGTTGTTGACAAATATCAAGGGGAGGAGAATGATATTGTCCTGCTGTCCCTGGTTCGAAGTAACAAACAGGGGAAGATGGGTTTCTTGAACATCCCCAACCGTGTCTGTGTAGCCCTGTCAAGGGCTAAGAAGGGCCTCTACTGCATTGGAaacatggacatgttgggaaagGTCAAGCTTTGGAGCAACATCCTGCACACTCTGCGAGAGAAAGACCAAGTGGGCCCTGCAATGACTTTGTGCTGCCAGAACCACCCTGAGCGACACATTAAAGTGTCCTGCGGAGACGACTTCAAACAAGCTCCCGAGGGAGGCTGCAACCTGCCCTGCGAGTTCCGCTTGAACTGTGGTCACGTGTGCTCCAGTGCCTGCCACCCGTACGACCAAGAGCACAAAAAGTACACATGCAACAAGAAGTGCCAGAAGGTCCTTTGTGAGCTGGGGCATCGATGCCAACGTCAGTGCTACCAGGAGTGCCCTACTGACTGCCTTAAGCGGGTAGAAAAGATTGTACCACAGTGCCAGCACAAGCAGATGGTGCCCTGTCACCAGGCTCCGGAGAAGTTTGTGTGCCAGGAGCCCTGTCAGCAGAAGCTCATGTGTGGGCATCCATGTGTCTTGGTGTGTGGGGAGTCCTGCACCACCACCTGCATGGTGATGGTCACATTGGAGCTCAAATGTGGACACAAGCAAGAAGATCCCTGTCATTATAAGAGATCTACCATACAGCCAGAATGCAGGACACATTGCAAACAGATGCTGAAGTGTGGCCACCCCTGTCCTGGTTCCTGCCAGAGGTGCCACCAGGGCCGCTTCCACATGGGCTGTCTCCACCAATGTGATCGCCTCCTAGTCTGCTCCCATAAATGTCGGGAGCCCTGTACACGTGGATGCCCACCCTGTCAAATGCGCTGTGAGAATCGCTGCATCCATAGTGTCTGTATGAAGCCATGCGGCCAGCTCTGTGCCCCCTGCATAGAGCCTTGTGCCTGGAAGTGCCCTCATCAGCGCTGCAGCAAGCTTTGCCATGAGCCTTGTGACCGTCCACCATGCACCCAACCCTGTACCAAAACCTTGCACTGTGGGCACCCATGCATCGGCCTGTGTGGAGACCCCTGCCCCAACAAGTGTCGTGTTTGCCACCACGAGGAGGTAACAGAGATCTTCTTTGGTACGGAGGACGATGTTGAGGCCTGTTTCATTCAGCTAGAGGACTGCGGACACTTGTTTGAGTCCACGTCCATGGACACATACATGGGAATGGATGAGAACCAGCAGGCTACCGGTATAAAGTTGAAGGAGTGCCCCAAGTGTCGCACACCCATCCGCAGGAATCTCCGGTACGGGGCTCATGTCAACCGGAGTCTGGTGGAAATTGAAAAAGTGAAGGAGAAGATTAATGGAACACAGTCAGATATTGAGGCACAGAAGGTGGTCCTTAAGCAGCAATGGACTGACAAGGAGAACTTGCTAAGGTACCTACCTATGGAGTACATACAGATCAGAGATACACTGAGAGCCTCCGACCTCACAGCAAAGGAACTATGGATCACTGAGAACAAGATGGCCTTACTTGAGAGACTGAACAAGCTGCTGAAGATTCGTAGAGGGCACATGTCAAGCGTAGAAACCTTTTACTTTGACGAGAAGGTTCCGGAGTTCCTGAGGTGGCTGATGGATCATCACCAAAAGTTCTCAGAGCAGCAGGCATCTGATCTACAGAGCGAGCTACAGAGGCTCTCCTTTTTGGCAGAGCTTAACGCCCGCTGCAAGATGGCTAATGGAACAGGCCGTCGGGTCCACGTTCAGGCTGAGGTCACAGCCATGAGGAAGGTTCTGGAGAGAATGCAGCCATTCACTCAGCAAGACAAGGACTTGGTAAAGCAGGCACTTAAAGAACTGGATAAAAAGCTACCAAGCACTGGCCTGGGGATCACTGATGAAGAAAGGATGATGATTGTTAAAGCTATCAACCTGAGTGTTGGACACTGGTACAAGTGTCCCAACAATCACATCTACGCCATCGGAGAATGTGGACGGGCCATGGAGCATAGCAACTGCCCAGAATGCAAGGCTACGATTGGTGGAGCAAGCCATGTTCTAGTCAGTGGCAACAGAGTGGCATCAGAGATGGATGGGGCGCAAGAGGCTGTGTGA